The genomic stretch CATTACGATTTTATAACTCTTTCTGAGATATAGTCCTTGCCGTTTCGATCTTTTCAATTATATATAGTTTTGGTTTTTTTGTTAAAATTAAACTTAAAGAAATCATATCTGCTATAAAGCCTAGAAATAAAAAGTTTACACCTACAATAATTAATAAAATGCTTAATAAAAGCAAAGGAAGGTGTTCAACAGCAAGATGGACATGAAAGAAAAACTTCTCAATAAGTAAGTATACATCTATGAGAAATCCTGTTCCTGAGAGTAAAAGACCGATGGTGCCAAATATGTGCAAAGGACGCTTAAAATAAGAGATAAGATACTTTACAGTCAATAAATCTAAAAATCCCCTTATGAATCTAGAAGCACCATATTTAGAATTTCCATGACGTCTTTTCCTTATATGAATTGCCTCTTCGGTAATCTTAAAACCTTTCCAGGCAGCTAAGACAGGAAGAAACCGATGCATCTCTCCATAGATTTGGATCTCTTGAGCAACTTCTTTTTTAAAGGCTCTCATACCACCAACAACGTCATGAAGTCCATTGAGTTTGAAGAGATGCACAATTAAAAAGTTAAATATGCATGAAGGGATTGCTTTTTTAAATAAAGAATCTGATTTACTTCTATTTTTTCTCCATCCACATACCACATGATAACCATCTTCTAATTTTTTAAGTAATTTCGGTATATCTTTTGGATCATGCTGTAAATCTGCATCCATGGTAATAATGTTTTCCCCTTCAGCATTTTCCAACCCTGCTGCAATGGCCGCACTTTGACCAAAGTTAGAAAGGAGTTTGACAATTTTTATTGTACTATCACGTCTTGCGAATTGATGTAAAATGTTTAAAGAGTTATCTGAACTTCCATCGTCCACAAAAACAATTTCATATTTCTTGCCAATAGATTCTAAAACAGGCTTTAGCTCTTTATAAAGAATTTCAAGATTTTTTTCTTCATTATAAACTGGAATTATTACTGATAAATACTTTCCACTCACCAAAAAATTTATATTCAAATGTCTAAAGATAGTCAATAGGTTTTGAATTAATGTTGTTATATGGTATATATAAAAAATTATGAAGAAATTTTTATTTTTACTGTTACTTATTTTCCTTATAGGTTGTTTTCCAAGTAAAAGACTTACCATTGGTATGACTGGTTTAATTTTAGAAAGTGTAGGCAAGGCATGTAATAAGAGTGCAAATCCAGAAATTATTAAAAGTGGGTTGCCTGCCTATTTAATGCTTATAGATGGTCTTATTGAAGATTGGCCTGAAAATGAAAGGTTATTAATTGCTGGAGCACAGACTTATTGTTCTTATGCAATGTTTATAGAAGAAGAAAAAAGAGATTTAGCTAAAAGATTATATTTAAAAGGGAAAAGATATGCATTAAAAGTTTTATGTAAAAATAAAAAATTTAAATCTGCATTAAATAAACCTCTAAATGAGTTTGAAAAAGTGCTTAAATTATTTTCTAAAAAATATGTGCCTGCATTATTTTGGACAGCTAGTTGTTGGTTGGGTTATATTCAATTAAGTTTGGATTCAGTTGAAGCTTTAGCTGATTTACCTAAGGCTATTTCTATAATAGAAAGGGTATTAATGTTAAATGAAAAATTTTATTATGGAAGTCCTCATCTATATTTAGGTATATATTATGCTGCAAGACCTAAAAGCTTGGGTGGTAATTTAAATAGAGCGAAATTTCATTTTAAAAAGGCATTTGAGATTAGTAAGGGAAAATTTCTTATGGCTTATGTATTTTATGCTCAATATTATGCCAGACAAAAATTTGATAAAAAATTATTTATTGAAACTTTAAAAAAAGTAATAGAAACTCCTCAAGATATAGAACCAAATCTTACTTTGGCTAATACTATAGCAAAGGAAAAAGCAAAAAAACTTTTAGAGAAAGTAGATGAATATTTTTAGGTGTTTTATATTTTTATTGATCTTATCTATTTGCTCAATAGTTTATGCAAAGGAGAATTTTACTATAAAAATTGCTACATTGGCGCCAGAAGGTAGTACTTGGATGAAAATATTTAATGAGTTTAATAGAGAAATAATAAGAAAGACAAATGGGAATGTTCGTTTTAAGGTTTATCCAGGAGGTGTTTTAGGCGATGAAAGGGATATGGTGAGAAAGATTAGGATAGGGCAAATCCATGGTGGTGGTTTTACTGGTCTAGGATTGAGTATGATTTATAAAGATATTCTTGCTCTGCAAATTCCATTTTTGTTTAAAGATTATAAAGAAGTAGATTATGTCTTAAATAAAATGGAAAAAAGATTTAGAGAAGGTTTTAGAAAAAAAGGATTTATATTATTAGGTTTTGCTGAGGTAGGTTTTATTTATCTTTTTTCCAATGTACCTATAACTGATTTAAAAGATATAAAAGGGCTTAAATTTTGGATTTGGGAAGGTGATAAGATTGCTAGAGTTGTTTTTAATAAGTTAGGAATAATACCTATTCCTTTGGAAATACCTGATGTGTTATTAGCCTTACAGACAAATTTAATAGATGTAGTATTTAATTCTCCATTAGGTGCGGTTGCTTTACAATGGTTTAGTAGGGTGAAATATATGATAAATGTACCTTTAAGTTATGGGGTAGGGGCAATTTTAATAAAAGATAAAATATTTGAAAGGCTTCCTTCTCAATATCAAAAGATTCTTAAAGAATCAGCAGAAAAATATTTCAATAAATTAAATAAAAAGGCAAGGGAAGAAAATGAAAAAGCAATATCTGTAATGAAAAAGCATGGAATAAAGATTATAGAATTATCAGAAGAAAAAATTGCAGATGCTATAAAATTATCTCAGAAAGCAGCAATGGAATTAGCAGGAAAGGAGTTTTCAAAAGAAATATTGGATAAGATTTTATTTTATTTAAGAGAATATAGAAAGTGAAAAAATTTATTAATATTTTAGAAAAAATTGAAGATGGCTTTCTTATTTTTCTTTTTCTTTCTCTTTTATGTCTTTCTATTTTGCAAATTATATTAAGAAATTTTTTTTCTACAAGTATTTTTTATATAGAAAATATAACAAGATATTTGGTGCTTTGGATTGGACTTTTAGGTGCATCTATAGCTATAAAAGAAGAAAAGCATATTTCTATTAATATATTACCTGTCTTAATTTCAAGAAAATGGAATTTAATCTTAAATACTATAATAAATCTTTTTTCATTTATCATCTGTATTTTTTTGACTTATGCAGCCATAAAATTTATTAAAGATGAATATTGTATTTCACATTATACGTTATTTGCTGAAATTATACTTCCTTTAATATTTCCTTTAATGGCTATAAGATTTTTAAGTAAATCAATAATGAGTTTTATTTTATTCCTAAAAAGTACATGATTTTAATAAATATTTTATTCATTCTCCTTGCTATTATAGGTACTCCCCTTTTTATCATTATTGCTGCTTTTACTCTTTTATCTTTTTACAAAACAAACATAGACTTTTCAGCCATTATGATAGAAATTTGCCGCATTGCTCATACACCTTTGCTTATTGCCATTCCATTATTTACTTTTGCTGGTGCAATTCTTGCAAAAAGTAACGCACCAAAGAGATTGGTCAGATTTTCTAAAGCAGCTTTTGGTTGGTGTCCAGGTGGATTGGCTATTGTTGTTCTTTTTGTCTGTGCATTTTTCACTGTACTTACAGGTGCATCTGGTGTAACTATTCTTGCTTTGGGAAATTTATTATTTCCTTCCCTATTAAAAGAAGGTTATTCAGAAAGATTTTCTTTGGGATTGATTACTATTTCTGGAAGCTTAGGATTATTATTTCCCCCTAGTTTGCCTTTAATTATTTATGGAGTAATAGCTAAAGTAAATATTGATCAATTGTTTATAGCTGGAATATTACCAGGATTATTTTTAATTTTTTTACTTTCTACATTTTGCATATTTAAAGGTTTTGATTTACCAAAAAGTAATTTTTCTTTAAATGAACTTTTAATAGCAGCAAAAGAAGGATTTTGGGAGATTATTTTACCTGTTATAGTAATGGGTGGTATTTATAGTGGAAAATTTGCATTAAGTGAAGCAGCTGCAGTTACAGCTTTTTATGTTTTAATTGTTGAACTTCTTATTAAAAAAGACATAAGATTAAAAACACTATTTTCTATAATCAGACAGAGTATGATCTTAGTAGGTAGCATCATTATTATCCTTGCCTGTGCTTTGGCTTTTACTAATTATTTAATAGATGCAGAAATTCCAATGAAAATATTAGAAATATTTAAAACTCATATTAAAAGTAAAATTTTATTTTTAATTTTTCTTAATATTTTTTTATTAATTGTTGGTTGTATGATGGATATATTTTCTGCTCTATTAATCGTTATTCCACTTATTGTTCCTATGGCTAGGGCTTATGGAATAGATTTAATCCATTTAGGCATTATTTTTTTAACAAACTTAGAAATTGGTTATATTACCCCTCCTGTAGGTATAAATTTATTTATTTCAAGCCTTTGTTTTGAAAGACCGATTTTAAAATTATATCTAGCTTCTCTTCCTTTTCTTGGGATTCTTTTATTCGGATTGATTGTTATTACTTATATGCCAAATTTAAGTTTATTTTTATTGAGAATTTTATAACAATTCATGTCCAAGCTTTCTTTTAAAAGTATAATTAAAAGGGTCTATAACAAGTTTTTTACCTGCACTTTTAACACTCTTTGAAGGTAGGGTAAAAGGCAATGATATTAAAAAAACACTTGTTCCAATTCCAATGCCTATTAAACCTATTGGTCTAGCTAATAAAAGATCCCATATAATTAAATCACTCTCTCCTTCATTTGCCATAACAGGAATGGTTGAAAAAATAAAACAAAATATCATTATCAAAATTGCTAATTTTCTCATTTTATAAACCTCCAAAAAATTTAATCCAAAATACCATTAAGTTTAAAAATGTGCAAGATAAACTTGCATATCTTTTAAGTTGTTGTAATCTTTAATATCCATGAAATCCATTAGGGTTATTGAGGCTTATCAACACAATTTAAAGCATATAAGTTTTGATTTACCTTTAAATGCCCTTACTGTTATTACTGGAGTAAGTGGGGCAGGTAAATCTTCTTTAGCCTATGATGTGCTTTATGCAGAAGGACAACGCCGCTATATTGAAACTTTTTCACCTTATGCCAGACAATTTATTGAACGTTTAGATAAACCAGCAGTAGAAAGGATTGAAGGGATACTTCCTGCTATCGCCATTGATCAACATCATCCAGTTAAAACCTCACGCTCTACTGTAGGCACTATGACTGAGATTACTGATTATGTAAAACTGCTTTTTTCACAAATAGCTGTACTTCATTGTGAGAGATGTGGCAGACCTGTAAAAGAATATGATCCTCAAGAGATTGTAAAAATTTTATTAGATAAGGCAATTAATAAAAAGTGTATAATCTGTTTTCCATATAAGATAATTTCAATTGAAGAGACTAGGAAAGGATTAATCAGATTAGGATTTGATCGGATATGGGTAGGGGAAATAAAAAATTTAGATGATATTTCGCTTAAAGTTGGTGAAAAAATTGAGATCTTGGTAGATCGCTTGATTATCTCAGCGAAAGCACAGAGTCGCTTACAAGAAGCAATAGAGATGGCAATGAAATTTGGTCAAGGAGAAGTGATAATCCATATACTACCTGAAGAAATACTTAAATTTAGTCAGGCTTATGCTTGTCCATATTGTGGTATCATTTACAAAAAACCACAGCCAAATCTTTTTTCTTTTAATAGTCCTTTAGGCGCCTGTGAGACCTGTAGGGGATTTGGGAAAATCATAGGTTATGATATGGATTTAGTTATTCCAGATAAGAATAAGAGTTTGGCAGAAGGGGCAATAAAGATTTGGAAAAAAGAAAGCTATGAATATGAAGAATTAATAGAATTTTGCCAGAGAAAAGGTATACCTATTCATGTTCCTTTTGCTAAATTATCCCCTGAAGCAAAAAGACTTATTATAGAAGGAGATGAGGATTTTGATGGTATTAAAGGTTTCTTTGAATGGCTTGAAACCAAAAGTTATAAGATGCATGTCCGTGTGTTTCTTTCTCGCTATCGTGGCTATTTTACCTGTCCAACATGTAATGGAACAAGATTTAAAAAAGAAGCATTACTTTATAAATTAAAAGGGAAAAATATTGCCGAAATTTACGCTATGACTATTGATGAAGCATTTGATTTTTTTTCTCAATCCTGGCCAAATTTGAATCCAGCAACAAAACTCCTAATTGATGAAATTTGTAAAAGACTTCAATATTTGAGAGAAGTAGGGGTAGGTTATTTAACTTTAGACCGTCAATCACGTACCTTATCTGGAGGTGAAGTAGCAAGAGTAAATTTAACAAGAGCATTAGGTTCATCATTGGTAAATATGTTATTTATTTTGGATGAACCAAGCGTTGGTCTCCATCCTAGGGATAATGCTCGGTTAATAAAGATTTTAAAAGATTTAACAAAAGAAAACACAGTAGTTGTGGTAGAACATGACCCTGACATTATTAAAGCAGCAGATTATGTTTTAGACTTAGGGCCAGGGGCAGGGGAAAAAGGTGGGAAAATTCTTTATTTTGGCCCATTTAATGGATTATTAAAAGCAAATAATTCTATTACAGCTCAATATTTAAGTGGGAAAAAATGTATTCCTTTGCCAAAAAAAAGACGAAAACCTAAGGGATGGTTAGAGATAAAAGGAGCAGCAGCGCATAATCTAAAAAATTTAAACATTAAAATACCTTTAGGAGTTATGGTCTGTCTTACAGGTGTCTCTGGCTCAGGTAAGAGTACCCTTGCTTTAGAAATTCTTTATAAAGGCATAAAAAAAGAAAAGGGAATGTTTGTAGGACAACCAGGAAAATATAAAAGTATTTCTGGTCTTGAAAGAATACAGGATGTAATCCTTGTAGATCAAACCCCTATTGGTCAAACACCAAGAGCAAACCCTGCTACTTATCTTGGTATATTTTCATCTATCCGTAAGTTCTTTGCCTCTTTACCTGAAGCAAAGAAAAGGGGCTATACTCCTGGCACTTTTTCTTTTAATAGCCCTGGTGGAAGATGTGAAGTTTGCCAAGGAGCAGGTGTAGAAAAAGTAGAGATGCAGTTTCTTTCTGATGTCTATCTTACCTGTCCTGCCTGTCAGGGAAGACGTTATCGACAAGAGGTATTGGAGGTTACATATCAAGGAAAAAGTATTGCTGATGTATTAGATATGACATTTAATGAAGCCAATTCCTTTTTTGCCAAGGTGCTTGAAATAAAGAAACAATTTTCTTCTGTCTTTGAAGTGGGCTTAGATTATTTGCGTCTTGGGCAACCTATTAACACACTTTCTGGAGGAGAAGCCCAAAGGCTTAAATTGGCTAGTTATTTAAAGATTGGTTATGGTAAGTATCTTTTTATCTTTGATGAACCTACTGTTGGTCTTCATTTGGCAGATATAGAATGTCTTTTAAGAGCATTTAATCACCTCTTGGAAAAAGGTCATTCTCTGCTTATCATAGAACACAATTTGGAAGTCATAAAAGTGGCTGATTATATTATTGATTTAGGACCAGAAGGGGGGCCAAATGGTGGAGAGATTGTTGCTTATGGGACACCAGAAGAAATAATTAAAAATGAAAAAAGTTATACTGGAAGATGTTTAAAAGAGGTAATTAAAAATGCGATGGTATGAAATTACAATTAATTTACCTCTTGTTTTATTGGGAACAGTTTATGATTTTTTATGGTTATACACAAATGGGCTTAATGTGAAAAAAGAAAAAAACAATTTTTTAATTAAAGCTTATTTATTTTCTTCATCTCCTGAAAGTTTTTTAAAAAAATTCAATAAATTTTTAAATCCATTGGTAAAACGGCATAATGTTTCTTATCAAATTTTAACAATAAAAAACCCATCTAATCCTATTAATGATTTTCTTCTTGTGCCAATCCCTAATTCATATATTCCTTCATTTGGTATTCCCATTTTGCTTCAAAGGGGGAAGGCATTTGGCAATGGCAGACATCCCTGTACTATTTATTGTCTAGAAGCTTTAAAAGATATTTTTTATGAAAAATTTAATTACAGAGTCTTAGACGCTGGAACAGGAACAGGGATTTTAGCCATTGGTGCTGCAAAGTTAGGAGCAAAGGAAATAATAGGAGTAGAAATAAATCCTGAATCTGTTAAGGAGGCTCAAGAAAATGTGAAATTAAACAATTTGACAGATAAAATTAAAATTTTACATTGTTCAGTAACAGAAATAAAAGGAGAGTTTAACTTAATTTTTGCTAATCTTTATGGTATTCTCCTTAAACAGATTGCTCCAATTTTAGTAAAACAGCTTACTTCAGGTGGCTGGCTTGTTTTAGGAGGGATGATTGTCCCAGATGATGATGTAGTTGTTTCTATATTTAATAAATTTGGTTTAAAAGAATTCAAACGTTTTCAAGATGAAGAATGGAGTGTCGCAATTTTAAAAAAATTATAAGAGGTTGAAAATGAAAATTTTTTTAGGCTTTATTTTAAGCTATCTTATTGGTTCTATTCCAGTAGGTATTTTAATATCTAAAAGATATTCTCAAATAGATATTCGAAAGGCAGGCAGTGGTAATATTGGAGCAACAAATGTAGCAAGAGTGGTAGGAAAAAAAGCAGGACTTATTACACTTATAGGTGATATGCTTAAAGGTGCATTACCTGTATTATTTTTCTTAATTTTTTTAGGTACAGAAAATTGGCAAAAACAAACAATAGTTGCATTGGCAGGATTTTTTGCTTTTCTTGGGCATTTATTCCCTGTGTATTTAAAATTTAAAGGTGGAAAAGGAGTAGCTACAGCTACAGGTATATTTCTTGTGCTTTCTCCACTTGCAGTATTATTTGGTACATTAATATTTTTAGGTGTATTATGGCGTTGGCGGTATGTTTCATTAGCTTCTCTTTCGGCTTCAGCCTCTTTACCAGTACTTATTGGCCTTTTTTCTGATAAAAAAGTTTATATTCTTTTAGCAGTGGCAATTGCTTTTCTTATTTTTTACCGACACAAAGAAAATATTCATCGTCTTCTTACAGGTACAGAACACAAGTTTAAATGATATGGGAATTATAAAAGTTTTACCACCTAATTTAGTTAATCTTATTGCTGCTGGTGAAGTAATAGAACGCCCAGCTGCTGTAGTAAAAGAATTACTTGAAAATGCTATTGATGCCAATGCTAATCTTATTAAAGTGGAGATAAGAAAAGGTGGTAAGGAATTGATAAAAGTAGAGGATAATGGTATTGGCATCTTAGCTGAGGATTTATCCCTAGCTGTAAAGCGTCATACTACTAGTAAAATTAATTCAGAAGAAGACCTTTTTCAGATTCATACTTTGGGTTTTCGAGGTGAAGCCCTTGCTAGTATTGCAGCAGTTTCTCATTTGCGTTTAGCTAGTCGACCAAAAACACAACTTTGGGGTAAAGAGATTTTTGTTGTTGGTGGAGAAATAAAGGAAGAAAAAGAAATAGGTATGGCTGTAGGTACTATTGCAGAAGTAAAAGAACTGTTTTTTAATACACCTGCTAGAAAGAAATTTTTAAAAAAAGATACTACGGAGGCTGCTCATATTTATGAAACAGTAATAAAATTAGGTTTAGCTTATCCTAAAATCCATTTTTGTTTAAAAAGTGAAAAGCGTTCCCTTCAACTTCCTTCAACAACTGATTTAACAGAAAGAATAGGTCAAATATTTGGTCTTGATTTGGCAAAATCACTAAAACATATTGAAGTAGAATCTGGTGTAGTGATAATAAAAGGAATGATGGCATCTCTTGAATTTAGCCGCCTTACACCTCAAAATATGTATTTTTTTGTTAATGGACGTTGGGTAAGAAATGTCTTACTTAATCAAATAGTATATAAAGTACTTGAGAGTAGCTGGCCAAAAGGGAGATATCCATTTTTAGTTATTTTTATTACATTACCAAAAGATATGGTAGATGTAAATGTCCATCCAACTAAACAAGAAATAAGATTTAAAGACCCTCATTCCATTCAAGAGGCTTTAGAAAAGGCTTTAAAGAAAATTATGGAAGAACGATTATTTTCTTTTACTTCTTTTGAATCAGATATACCTATTTCTTTGGAAAAATCTTCTTTCAAAATAAAAGAGCCGGAAATAGCTTATGAAAAAGCACATCTTCCTGATTTTACTCCTTCCTTTCGAATTATTGGTCAATTATGGGGAAGTTATATTATATGTGAAACTGAAGAGGAATTGATATTAATTGATCAACATGCTGCCCATGAACGTCTTATTTATGAAAAGATAAAACAGCTTTATGAAGAAGACAGACCTCAAACACAAGAATTACTTACTCCAATACTTTTAGAAATTTCTCCAACAGAAATAGAAATTTTTGAAGAAATTTTACCTCATTTAGAAAAGATGGGATTTAGTTTAGAACCTTTTGGTGAAAGGACTTATTTGGTTCGTGCAGTGCCTGGTTTATTAATTAAAAAAGATATACGTAGCCTTTTAGAAAAAGTATTAACAGATCTTCAATTTATAAGACCGCTTCATTTAAGTGAAATAGTATCTGAATTATTAAAAAGCATGGCATGCCATTTAGCTGTGCGTGCTAATGATATTTTGAGTTTAAAGGAAATGGAATATTTAATTAAAGAAATAAAATCTCTTAAAATTCTTCATTGTCCTCATGGTCGCCCTTTTTATAAAATCTTTACCAAAGAAGAGATTAAAAAATTTTTTTATCGCTCATGAAGCCAAAAATTATTATTCTTACTGGTCCAACAGGTGTAGGTAAAACAGCACTTTCTCTTTCTCTTGCCCAAAAATTTAATGCTGAGATTGTTAACGCAGATTCCATGCAAATTTATAGGTATATGGATATTGGTACTGCTAAACCTAGTCCTGAAGAAAGAAAAATTGTTCCTCATCATCTTATTGATATAAAAAATCCAGATGAAGATTATGATGTTGCTCAATATAGAAAAGATGCAGATAAAGCAATAAGAAATATTTTTAATAAAGGAAAAAATGTATTGGTTGTTGGTGGTACTATGCTTTATTTAAAAATACTTACACATGGTATATTTCCTGCTCCACCATCTGATAAGTTTTTACGTCAACAATTAAAAAATCTAGCAGAAAAAAAAGGAAGAAAATATCTTCATGATTTATTAAAAAAAATTGATCTTGAAGCAGCTAATCGCATTCAACCATCAGATATTATACGTGTTATAAGAGCAATTGAAGTATATAAACTTACTGGAAAACCTATTTCTTGGCATCAAAAACAACATCGTTTTAGTGAAAAACCTTATGATTATTTAAAAATATGCCTTTATCGTCCAAGAGAAGAGCTCTATCAACG from Candidatus Desulfofervidus auxilii encodes the following:
- a CDS encoding glycosyltransferase family 2 protein, with the protein product MSGKYLSVIIPVYNEEKNLEILYKELKPVLESIGKKYEIVFVDDGSSDNSLNILHQFARRDSTIKIVKLLSNFGQSAAIAAGLENAEGENIITMDADLQHDPKDIPKLLKKLEDGYHVVCGWRKNRSKSDSLFKKAIPSCIFNFLIVHLFKLNGLHDVVGGMRAFKKEVAQEIQIYGEMHRFLPVLAAWKGFKITEEAIHIRKRRHGNSKYGASRFIRGFLDLLTVKYLISYFKRPLHIFGTIGLLLSGTGFLIDVYLLIEKFFFHVHLAVEHLPLLLLSILLIIVGVNFLFLGFIADMISLSLILTKKPKLYIIEKIETARTISQKEL
- a CDS encoding TRAP transporter TatT component family protein, which translates into the protein MKKFLFLLLLIFLIGCFPSKRLTIGMTGLILESVGKACNKSANPEIIKSGLPAYLMLIDGLIEDWPENERLLIAGAQTYCSYAMFIEEEKRDLAKRLYLKGKRYALKVLCKNKKFKSALNKPLNEFEKVLKLFSKKYVPALFWTASCWLGYIQLSLDSVEALADLPKAISIIERVLMLNEKFYYGSPHLYLGIYYAARPKSLGGNLNRAKFHFKKAFEISKGKFLMAYVFYAQYYARQKFDKKLFIETLKKVIETPQDIEPNLTLANTIAKEKAKKLLEKVDEYF
- the dctP gene encoding TRAP transporter substrate-binding protein DctP codes for the protein MNIFRCFIFLLILSICSIVYAKENFTIKIATLAPEGSTWMKIFNEFNREIIRKTNGNVRFKVYPGGVLGDERDMVRKIRIGQIHGGGFTGLGLSMIYKDILALQIPFLFKDYKEVDYVLNKMEKRFREGFRKKGFILLGFAEVGFIYLFSNVPITDLKDIKGLKFWIWEGDKIARVVFNKLGIIPIPLEIPDVLLALQTNLIDVVFNSPLGAVALQWFSRVKYMINVPLSYGVGAILIKDKIFERLPSQYQKILKESAEKYFNKLNKKAREENEKAISVMKKHGIKIIELSEEKIADAIKLSQKAAMELAGKEFSKEILDKILFYLREYRK
- a CDS encoding TRAP transporter small permease subunit, with product MKKFINILEKIEDGFLIFLFLSLLCLSILQIILRNFFSTSIFYIENITRYLVLWIGLLGASIAIKEEKHISINILPVLISRKWNLILNTIINLFSFIICIFLTYAAIKFIKDEYCISHYTLFAEIILPLIFPLMAIRFLSKSIMSFILFLKST
- a CDS encoding TRAP transporter large permease subunit, which gives rise to MILINILFILLAIIGTPLFIIIAAFTLLSFYKTNIDFSAIMIEICRIAHTPLLIAIPLFTFAGAILAKSNAPKRLVRFSKAAFGWCPGGLAIVVLFVCAFFTVLTGASGVTILALGNLLFPSLLKEGYSERFSLGLITISGSLGLLFPPSLPLIIYGVIAKVNIDQLFIAGILPGLFLIFLLSTFCIFKGFDLPKSNFSLNELLIAAKEGFWEIILPVIVMGGIYSGKFALSEAAAVTAFYVLIVELLIKKDIRLKTLFSIIRQSMILVGSIIIILACALAFTNYLIDAEIPMKILEIFKTHIKSKILFLIFLNIFLLIVGCMMDIFSALLIVIPLIVPMARAYGIDLIHLGIIFLTNLEIGYITPPVGINLFISSLCFERPILKLYLASLPFLGILLFGLIVITYMPNLSLFLLRIL
- the uvrA gene encoding excinuclease ABC subunit UvrA, with the translated sequence MKSIRVIEAYQHNLKHISFDLPLNALTVITGVSGAGKSSLAYDVLYAEGQRRYIETFSPYARQFIERLDKPAVERIEGILPAIAIDQHHPVKTSRSTVGTMTEITDYVKLLFSQIAVLHCERCGRPVKEYDPQEIVKILLDKAINKKCIICFPYKIISIEETRKGLIRLGFDRIWVGEIKNLDDISLKVGEKIEILVDRLIISAKAQSRLQEAIEMAMKFGQGEVIIHILPEEILKFSQAYACPYCGIIYKKPQPNLFSFNSPLGACETCRGFGKIIGYDMDLVIPDKNKSLAEGAIKIWKKESYEYEELIEFCQRKGIPIHVPFAKLSPEAKRLIIEGDEDFDGIKGFFEWLETKSYKMHVRVFLSRYRGYFTCPTCNGTRFKKEALLYKLKGKNIAEIYAMTIDEAFDFFSQSWPNLNPATKLLIDEICKRLQYLREVGVGYLTLDRQSRTLSGGEVARVNLTRALGSSLVNMLFILDEPSVGLHPRDNARLIKILKDLTKENTVVVVEHDPDIIKAADYVLDLGPGAGEKGGKILYFGPFNGLLKANNSITAQYLSGKKCIPLPKKRRKPKGWLEIKGAAAHNLKNLNIKIPLGVMVCLTGVSGSGKSTLALEILYKGIKKEKGMFVGQPGKYKSISGLERIQDVILVDQTPIGQTPRANPATYLGIFSSIRKFFASLPEAKKRGYTPGTFSFNSPGGRCEVCQGAGVEKVEMQFLSDVYLTCPACQGRRYRQEVLEVTYQGKSIADVLDMTFNEANSFFAKVLEIKKQFSSVFEVGLDYLRLGQPINTLSGGEAQRLKLASYLKIGYGKYLFIFDEPTVGLHLADIECLLRAFNHLLEKGHSLLIIEHNLEVIKVADYIIDLGPEGGPNGGEIVAYGTPEEIIKNEKSYTGRCLKEVIKNAMV
- a CDS encoding 50S ribosomal protein L11 methyltransferase produces the protein MRWYEITINLPLVLLGTVYDFLWLYTNGLNVKKEKNNFLIKAYLFSSSPESFLKKFNKFLNPLVKRHNVSYQILTIKNPSNPINDFLLVPIPNSYIPSFGIPILLQRGKAFGNGRHPCTIYCLEALKDIFYEKFNYRVLDAGTGTGILAIGAAKLGAKEIIGVEINPESVKEAQENVKLNNLTDKIKILHCSVTEIKGEFNLIFANLYGILLKQIAPILVKQLTSGGWLVLGGMIVPDDDVVVSIFNKFGLKEFKRFQDEEWSVAILKKL
- the plsY gene encoding glycerol-3-phosphate 1-O-acyltransferase PlsY, yielding MKIFLGFILSYLIGSIPVGILISKRYSQIDIRKAGSGNIGATNVARVVGKKAGLITLIGDMLKGALPVLFFLIFLGTENWQKQTIVALAGFFAFLGHLFPVYLKFKGGKGVATATGIFLVLSPLAVLFGTLIFLGVLWRWRYVSLASLSASASLPVLIGLFSDKKVYILLAVAIAFLIFYRHKENIHRLLTGTEHKFK
- the mutL gene encoding DNA mismatch repair endonuclease MutL — protein: MGIIKVLPPNLVNLIAAGEVIERPAAVVKELLENAIDANANLIKVEIRKGGKELIKVEDNGIGILAEDLSLAVKRHTTSKINSEEDLFQIHTLGFRGEALASIAAVSHLRLASRPKTQLWGKEIFVVGGEIKEEKEIGMAVGTIAEVKELFFNTPARKKFLKKDTTEAAHIYETVIKLGLAYPKIHFCLKSEKRSLQLPSTTDLTERIGQIFGLDLAKSLKHIEVESGVVIIKGMMASLEFSRLTPQNMYFFVNGRWVRNVLLNQIVYKVLESSWPKGRYPFLVIFITLPKDMVDVNVHPTKQEIRFKDPHSIQEALEKALKKIMEERLFSFTSFESDIPISLEKSSFKIKEPEIAYEKAHLPDFTPSFRIIGQLWGSYIICETEEELILIDQHAAHERLIYEKIKQLYEEDRPQTQELLTPILLEISPTEIEIFEEILPHLEKMGFSLEPFGERTYLVRAVPGLLIKKDIRSLLEKVLTDLQFIRPLHLSEIVSELLKSMACHLAVRANDILSLKEMEYLIKEIKSLKILHCPHGRPFYKIFTKEEIKKFFYRS
- the miaA gene encoding tRNA (adenosine(37)-N6)-dimethylallyltransferase MiaA; translated protein: MKPKIIILTGPTGVGKTALSLSLAQKFNAEIVNADSMQIYRYMDIGTAKPSPEERKIVPHHLIDIKNPDEDYDVAQYRKDADKAIRNIFNKGKNVLVVGGTMLYLKILTHGIFPAPPSDKFLRQQLKNLAEKKGRKYLHDLLKKIDLEAANRIQPSDIIRVIRAIEVYKLTGKPISWHQKQHRFSEKPYDYLKICLYRPREELYQRIEKRVEEMFAQGLVEEVENLLKMGYTAKLKPMQAIGYRHVIAYLQGKYDLEETKRLLKRDTRRYAKRQLSWFRQEKDIEWYSIEEEKRIENAIVRFLEK